The following coding sequences are from one Bufo bufo chromosome 2, aBufBuf1.1, whole genome shotgun sequence window:
- the LOC120990874 gene encoding insoluble matrix shell protein 4-like, translating into MKNKNAKSHMKNENAKSHMKNENAKNHMRDGNAKCHMRNDSAKCHMRNDNAKSHMRNENAKSHMRNENAKSHMKNENAKNHMRDGNAKCHMRNDNAKCHMRNDNAKSHMRNDNAKSHMRNDNAKSHMRNGNAKSHMRNDNAKSHMRKENAKSHMRNDNAKSHMKNENVKSHMRNENAKSHMRNENAKSNMRNQNAKSHMRNENAKSHMRNENAKSHMRNENAKSHMRNENAKSHMRKQNAKSYIVQEKSKIHMDKEHARSHMEKENFRSQNGKGEL; encoded by the coding sequence ATGAAGAATAAGAATGCTAAGAGCCACATGAAGAATGAGAATGCTAAAAGCCACATGAAGAATGAGAATGCTAAGAACCACATGAGGGATGGAAATGCTAAATGCCACATGAGGAATGATAGTGCTAAGTGCCACATGAGGAATGACAATGCTAAGAGCCACATGAGGAATGAGAATGCTAAGAGCCACATGAGGAATGAGAATGCTAAGAGCCACATGAAGAATGAGAATGCTAAGAACCACATGAGGGATGGAAATGCTAAATGCCACATGAGGAATGATAATGCTAAGTGCCACATGAGGAATGACAATGCTAAGAGCCACATGAGGAATGACAATGCTAAGAGCCACATGAGGAATGACAATGCCAAGAGCCACATGAGGAATGGAAATGCTAAGAGCCACATGAGGAATGATAATGCTAAGAGCCACATGAGGAAGGAGAATGCTAAGAGCCACATGAGGAATGATAATGCTAAGAGCCACATGAAGAATGAGAATGTTAAGAGCCACATGAGGAATGAGAATGCTAAGAGCCACATGAGAAATGAGAATGCTAAGAGCAACATGAGGAATCAGAATGCTAAGAGCCACATGAGGAATGAGAATGCTAAGAGCCACATGAGGAATGAGAATGCTAAGAGCCACATGAGGAATGAGAATGCTAAGAGCCACATGAGGAATGAGAATGCTAAGAGCCACATGAGGAAGCAGAATGCCAAGAGCTACATAGTGCAGGAGAAATCTAAGATACACATGGATAAGGAGCATGCTAGGAGCCACATGGAGAAAGAGAATTTTAGAAGTCAAAATGGGAAGGGAGAATTGTAA